In a single window of the Astatotilapia calliptera unplaced genomic scaffold, fAstCal1.2 U_scaffold_75, whole genome shotgun sequence genome:
- the LOC113018393 gene encoding transmembrane 7 superfamily member 3-like: protein MSRWIWFPLLLLLLLHLVYEVEAQVENRVIFLPGRFQNVSISQNETVQAVVSTIPSEVAFITLQFHTQHRNATISYTRMPGLGLSLTAVDSGLVSALRRDQTSLTLFLSSPDGNTVAGTGVILSYSSTDPVPGACNMEFDLEIDPNIYIHYNLYETTIRFAPANLGYERDGAPPACSQSTGADTRWRLQYDIYQYFLPENDLSERSLFTGFQAVADKQGMMENGKRVMTLESTDVSSMVFNSIPGQGIIYSVIVRDPLLNTSASYVPAHTYACSFNSTLDSCQTLGKISTKIFFTITGLAGLFVCFFGHRFFKCGE from the exons ACCGGGTGATTTTCCTGCCGGGGAGGTTCCAGAACGTGAGCATCTCGCAGAATGAGACGGTGCAGGCGGTGGTGTCCACGATCCCATCAGAGGTCGCTTTCATCACTCTGCAGTTCCACACGCAGCATCGAAACGCAACAATCTCCTACACAAGG ATGCCGGGCCTGGGCCTCTCCCTGACTGCGGTGGACTCGGGGCTCGTGTCGGCTCTCCGGCGGGACCAAACGTCCCTCACCTTGTTCCTGTCCTCTCCTGATGGCAACACTGTGGCAGGGACCGGGGTCATCCTCTCCTACTCCAGCACCG ATCCAGTTCCAGGAGCGTGCAATATGGAGTTTGACCTGGAAATTGACCCAAACATCTACATCCACTACAATCTCTATGAGACCACGATCCGTTTTGCACCTGCCAACCTGGGATATGAGAG AGATGGAGCTCCTCCAGCCTGCAGCCAATCCACAGGAGCCGACACGCGCTGGCGGCTGCAGTACGACATCTACCAGTACTTCCTGCCTGAGAATGACCTGTCAGAGCGCAGCCTGTTCACCGGCTTTCAGGCCGTGGCCGACAAGCAGGGCATGATGGAGAACGGCAAACGG GTCATGACGCTGGAATCGACAGATGTGAGCTCGATGGTTTTCAACTCCATCCCCGGTCAGGGCATAATCTACTCTGTGATCGTTAGAGACCCGCTGTTGAACACCTCGGCCTCTTACGTGCCCGCCCACACCTACGCCTGCAGCTTCAATTCCACTCTAGACAGCTGCCAAACTCTAG GGAAGATATCTACAAAAATCTTCTTCACCATCACTGGCTTGGCAGGGCTGTTTGTCTGCTTCTTTGGGCATCGGTTCTTTAAATGTGGTGAGTAG